One genomic window of Methanospirillum lacunae includes the following:
- a CDS encoding LL-diaminopimelate aminotransferase: MFAKRIDNLPPYLFARIDEMKAKKRSEGVDVIDLGVGDPDLPTPSHIVQALIDAAQDPDNHHYPSYLGMQAFREAVAGWYKRRFSVDLDPSSEIISLMGSKDGVAHIPEALVNPGDYVLVPSPGYPVYSTGALFSEGKVHEMPLLCENNFLPDLDAIPSDIAKKSRLMWINYPNNPTSAIAPPKFFEEVVQFARDNDIVVVSDNAYSEVSFDGYKAPSFLETDGASEVGIEMHSLSKTYNMTGWRIGMAVGNKEIIRGLGVVKTNIDSGTFNPVQYAAIAALSGPQDCVAEACSIYQERRDVLVSGLQKLGFDIQAPKATFYVWLKVEDSMATAAKMLNEAGIVVTPGIGFGKSGEGYVRFAITRSVDRIREAIGRMESVSW, encoded by the coding sequence ATGTTTGCAAAACGGATCGATAACCTGCCCCCGTACCTCTTCGCCCGCATCGATGAGATGAAGGCAAAGAAACGCAGTGAAGGGGTGGATGTCATCGACCTCGGAGTAGGGGATCCCGACCTTCCCACTCCGTCCCATATTGTGCAGGCACTCATTGACGCTGCACAGGATCCAGACAATCATCATTACCCCTCATACCTTGGAATGCAGGCATTCCGTGAAGCAGTAGCCGGATGGTATAAACGCAGGTTCTCAGTTGATCTTGACCCATCGTCTGAGATCATCTCATTGATGGGCTCTAAAGATGGGGTCGCCCATATCCCAGAAGCACTCGTCAACCCGGGAGACTATGTCCTTGTACCAAGCCCCGGATACCCGGTGTACTCCACCGGAGCACTCTTCTCAGAGGGAAAAGTTCACGAGATGCCACTTCTTTGCGAAAACAACTTTCTCCCTGACCTGGATGCAATTCCTTCAGACATAGCAAAAAAATCCCGGCTCATGTGGATCAACTACCCAAACAACCCCACATCAGCTATTGCTCCGCCAAAATTCTTTGAAGAGGTTGTTCAGTTTGCCCGAGACAACGATATTGTGGTTGTCAGCGACAATGCCTACTCTGAAGTCTCTTTTGACGGATACAAAGCACCCTCATTTCTGGAGACCGACGGAGCATCAGAGGTTGGTATTGAGATGCACTCCCTTTCAAAGACCTACAACATGACTGGCTGGCGTATCGGAATGGCAGTCGGAAACAAGGAGATCATCAGGGGCCTTGGAGTGGTCAAGACAAACATTGACTCAGGAACTTTCAACCCGGTGCAGTATGCTGCTATTGCTGCACTTTCAGGTCCGCAGGACTGTGTCGCAGAAGCCTGCTCTATTTACCAGGAGCGCCGTGATGTTCTGGTTTCAGGGTTGCAGAAACTCGGATTTGATATCCAGGCACCAAAGGCAACATTCTATGTCTGGCTGAAAGTAGAGGACAGTATGGCAACCGCTGCAAAGATGCTCAATGAAGCAGGAATCGTCGTAACTCCGGGTATTGGATTTGGTAAATCAGGCGAGGGATATGTCAGGTTTGCAATAACCAGGTCTGTTGACCGGATTCGTGAGGCTATCGGAAGGATGGAGTCGGTATCATGGTAA
- the lysA gene encoding diaminopimelate decarboxylase, protein MTLPPHLSVKDRHLRIGGCDAVELAFKYGTPLYVTDEDRIRANFHGYKKALSSRYQNIRILYAAKANGNPSILKILAEEGAGADVFSSGELTIALQAGMKPEYLLFNGSSKTEADHRLAVEKGVRVSLDSIDELMQLDQIAGEAGKVVEVSFRVNPAIDVPTHPKIATGLATSKFGIPAATITEAYAQALVCKNVVPVGIHCHIGSQILSVEPFAKEAQVLMEVVAELHKMGVKFKFVDLGGGLGVCYEHYGGPAPAFDAYADAIMPEIISTFTRLGISPEIWIEPGRSMVCDSTILLTKVNSVKQAHKTFVNVDAGFNTLIRPAMYDSYHEVLVANRAGEEQAGTYTITGPICETGDILAHDRKLPAIQVGDLIALLDAGAYGYSMASQYNGRGRCAEVLVKGDKSALMRRAETVDDLLAAVVTPPWL, encoded by the coding sequence ATGACCCTTCCACCACACCTCTCAGTCAAAGACCGACACCTGCGAATCGGCGGCTGTGATGCAGTGGAACTTGCATTTAAATACGGAACCCCCCTCTATGTCACAGATGAGGACCGGATAAGGGCTAACTTTCATGGATACAAAAAGGCCCTCTCATCACGGTACCAGAATATCAGAATTCTGTATGCTGCTAAAGCAAACGGTAACCCTTCAATCCTGAAGATCCTTGCAGAGGAAGGAGCAGGAGCAGATGTCTTCTCTTCAGGTGAACTCACCATCGCTTTGCAGGCAGGAATGAAACCTGAGTACCTCCTCTTCAACGGGAGTTCAAAGACCGAAGCTGATCACCGGCTTGCAGTCGAAAAGGGCGTCAGAGTCTCACTTGACTCTATCGACGAACTGATGCAGCTTGACCAGATAGCAGGTGAGGCAGGAAAGGTAGTTGAGGTCTCATTCAGAGTAAATCCGGCTATTGATGTTCCAACCCATCCAAAGATTGCCACAGGACTGGCCACCTCTAAGTTTGGAATTCCGGCAGCAACCATCACAGAGGCATATGCACAGGCTCTTGTATGTAAGAACGTTGTTCCGGTCGGGATACACTGCCACATCGGGTCGCAGATTCTCTCTGTGGAACCATTTGCGAAAGAAGCACAAGTTCTGATGGAAGTGGTTGCAGAGCTTCACAAAATGGGTGTAAAATTCAAGTTTGTGGATCTCGGAGGTGGCCTTGGAGTCTGCTATGAGCACTATGGCGGACCTGCTCCTGCATTTGATGCCTATGCAGACGCAATCATGCCAGAGATCATCTCAACCTTCACAAGACTGGGTATCTCACCAGAGATCTGGATAGAACCAGGCAGGTCAATGGTCTGTGACTCTACGATCCTGCTCACAAAGGTCAACTCAGTGAAACAGGCACACAAAACATTCGTGAATGTGGATGCAGGGTTCAATACCCTGATCAGACCAGCGATGTATGACTCGTATCATGAGGTGTTAGTAGCAAACCGTGCAGGAGAGGAACAGGCAGGAACCTACACCATAACCGGGCCGATATGTGAGACCGGTGATATCCTTGCCCATGATCGCAAACTCCCTGCAATTCAGGTAGGAGATCTCATTGCTCTTCTTGATGCAGGGGCCTATGGGTACTCAATGGCATCGCAGTACAACGGCCGGGGACGCTGCGCTGAGGTACTGGTAAAAGGGGATAAATCAGCCCTGATGCGAAGAGCAGAAACAGTTGATGATCTTCTGGCAGCTGTGGTAACACCACCATGGCTGTAA
- the radA gene encoding DNA repair and recombination protein RadA, with amino-acid sequence MNTRRLEIEDIPGVGPAIAEKLRDGGFLTIEGIATATPSTLSEAAEIGESTAKKMIKWCREQADIGGFKTGTEVFEARLLIKKLRTLVPEVDELLGGGFETQAITELYGEFGSGKSQIVHQLAVNVQLPEELGGLNGSVIYVDTENTFRPERIEQMVKGLEIEGADPQEFLKHIHVARAQTSDHQMLLIENTHELAEELKSQGKPVKLIIVDSLTGLFRSEYAGRGTLAERQQKLNRHMHDIFKLCDEYNAIGLVTNQVMSNPAVFFGDPTKPIGGNIVGHTATFRIYLRKSKGGKRIFRLVDSPNLPDGEATFLVEEGGLRAC; translated from the coding sequence ATGAATACCAGAAGACTGGAAATCGAGGATATACCCGGTGTAGGGCCTGCAATAGCAGAAAAACTTCGTGATGGAGGGTTCCTTACAATTGAAGGAATTGCAACAGCTACTCCATCGACACTCTCAGAGGCCGCCGAGATTGGTGAATCAACCGCCAAGAAGATGATCAAGTGGTGCAGGGAGCAGGCAGACATAGGGGGCTTCAAGACCGGCACAGAGGTCTTTGAGGCACGACTTCTCATCAAGAAACTCAGAACCCTGGTTCCTGAAGTAGACGAACTCCTGGGAGGCGGATTTGAAACCCAGGCAATCACTGAACTCTACGGTGAGTTTGGTTCAGGTAAATCACAGATTGTTCACCAGCTTGCAGTAAACGTTCAGCTCCCCGAGGAACTTGGCGGACTTAACGGATCGGTCATCTACGTTGACACCGAAAATACCTTCAGACCTGAGCGTATCGAACAGATGGTCAAGGGACTTGAGATCGAGGGAGCAGACCCACAGGAATTTCTCAAGCACATACATGTAGCCCGGGCCCAGACATCAGATCATCAGATGCTCCTGATAGAGAATACTCATGAACTTGCAGAAGAACTCAAGAGCCAGGGCAAGCCGGTAAAACTCATCATTGTAGACTCGCTCACCGGCCTTTTCCGGTCAGAGTATGCAGGCAGGGGAACCCTGGCTGAACGTCAACAGAAACTGAACAGACATATGCATGACATCTTTAAACTCTGTGATGAGTACAACGCAATCGGACTTGTCACAAACCAGGTAATGTCAAACCCGGCGGTTTTCTTCGGCGACCCCACAAAACCAATTGGAGGAAACATCGTCGGGCACACGGCAACATTCAGGATCTATCTGAGAAAAAGTAAGGGAGGAAAGCGTATCTTCAGACTGGTTGACAGCCCGAACCTGCCAGACGGTGAAGCTACATTCCTCGTGGAAGAGGGTGGCCTCAGGGCCTGTTAA
- a CDS encoding OB-fold nucleic acid binding domain-containing protein, translating to MVRYHYALVDDLISREEFDRRIEKKIEACGNLADEVAAALLVVRDLGRSHVKIKGLRGRSSLFCFYAKILAYSEVKEFDRADGNKGLVARVTVADETGQTDLVFWDEQAAAISESFEAGEVVEVIGRHGKSLKEIQPLNLRKTHVEINCDMNPKEQRQPERKDIDLMFISLQPAKTFTRKDGTTGEMVSGIVGDAGGTARLLCWDAVMLSGLTPGMAVHAGGVLEKEGDFGGREIVIDENTQISPVVQMPEIPYIPLGEVKPDQTVTVSGHFVQVLPPRPFTRRDGTSSWVRNVRISDETATLPVVLWDDEASRTFLTGEKVIIYHVPARVGRTGETELSVGRGSCLIIVPEGGERISIDGTIIESPEGKVIDNGVQAFLIEGSYQHGTEIILHGIMSGKRLFIEGDEKTGISLEIVQTDLKQFLESLESA from the coding sequence ATGGTCAGGTATCACTACGCACTTGTTGATGACCTGATCAGCAGGGAAGAGTTTGATCGCAGGATCGAGAAAAAGATCGAAGCCTGCGGTAACCTTGCCGATGAAGTAGCTGCTGCTCTTCTGGTAGTCCGGGATCTTGGTAGATCACATGTGAAAATCAAAGGACTACGAGGGAGATCCTCGCTCTTCTGTTTCTATGCAAAGATCCTTGCCTACTCAGAAGTTAAGGAATTTGATAGGGCTGATGGGAACAAAGGGCTTGTCGCACGGGTCACGGTTGCTGACGAGACAGGTCAGACAGACCTGGTCTTCTGGGATGAACAGGCTGCAGCGATTAGTGAGTCTTTTGAGGCAGGGGAGGTTGTTGAAGTCATCGGAAGGCATGGAAAGAGCCTGAAAGAGATTCAACCCCTTAACCTGAGGAAAACACATGTCGAGATAAACTGCGACATGAATCCGAAAGAACAGAGGCAGCCTGAGCGAAAGGATATTGATCTCATGTTCATCAGCCTGCAGCCTGCCAAGACCTTTACCAGGAAGGATGGTACTACCGGAGAGATGGTCAGCGGAATTGTAGGGGATGCAGGAGGGACAGCACGTCTGCTCTGTTGGGATGCAGTAATGCTCTCAGGACTTACTCCAGGCATGGCAGTACATGCAGGAGGTGTCCTAGAGAAAGAAGGGGATTTTGGGGGTAGGGAGATCGTGATTGATGAAAATACCCAGATATCTCCTGTAGTACAGATGCCTGAAATTCCATACATCCCGCTCGGAGAAGTGAAACCAGATCAGACCGTGACAGTATCAGGACACTTTGTGCAGGTACTGCCACCACGGCCCTTCACCAGGAGGGATGGAACTTCTTCGTGGGTACGGAATGTAAGGATCTCTGATGAGACAGCCACACTCCCGGTAGTACTCTGGGACGATGAAGCATCCCGGACGTTTCTCACAGGAGAAAAGGTGATCATCTACCATGTGCCTGCCCGGGTAGGGAGAACTGGTGAGACTGAACTTTCGGTGGGAAGAGGAAGTTGTCTGATCATTGTTCCTGAAGGTGGAGAGAGGATCAGTATAGATGGAACCATCATCGAGAGCCCTGAAGGTAAGGTCATTGACAATGGCGTGCAGGCGTTTTTGATCGAGGGATCATACCAGCACGGGACTGAGATCATTCTTCATGGAATCATGAGCGGAAAGAGGCTGTTTATAGAGGGTGATGAGAAAACCGGCATATCTCTGGAGATTGTACAGACAGATCTTAAACAGTTTCTTGAGAGCCTCGAATCAGCCTGA
- a CDS encoding phosphoglycolate phosphatase, with amino-acid sequence MLRAVITDIDGTLTDERRRLSTCAIETIRKLQDNGVQVVLASGNTSCILKGLSKLIGTSGTFIGENGGVYRVGFTGDLKILPNRQIALDALDLLTRHFQEQGITLDMYSPRERFADVAFARNVPVDEVRTLLADWNVSVLDTNFAIHIQEKGFSKGSAFRHIAGDLDIPLSDFLAIGDSENDTDMIQASGTGCCVANAVQEVKQAADYVSSIPYGEGFVEVMTRFFPHILER; translated from the coding sequence GTGCTACGAGCAGTTATCACTGACATAGACGGGACACTTACTGACGAGAGACGCAGGCTCAGTACGTGTGCAATAGAAACGATTAGAAAACTCCAGGATAACGGGGTTCAGGTAGTTCTCGCTAGTGGGAACACCTCCTGTATCCTCAAAGGTCTCTCCAAGCTTATCGGAACCAGTGGGACATTTATTGGTGAAAATGGCGGAGTATACAGGGTAGGATTCACCGGTGATCTGAAAATTCTCCCTAACCGCCAGATAGCGCTTGATGCCCTGGATCTCCTTACCAGGCATTTCCAAGAACAGGGGATTACTCTTGACATGTACTCTCCCCGTGAAAGGTTCGCTGATGTCGCATTTGCCCGTAATGTTCCGGTTGACGAGGTCAGAACTCTTCTTGCAGACTGGAACGTATCAGTTCTTGATACCAATTTTGCTATTCATATCCAGGAGAAGGGCTTTAGTAAAGGCTCTGCCTTCAGGCATATCGCAGGTGATCTGGACATACCGCTGTCAGATTTTCTTGCCATCGGCGACTCTGAGAATGATACCGACATGATTCAGGCTTCAGGAACAGGATGCTGTGTTGCTAATGCAGTACAGGAAGTAAAACAAGCTGCTGATTACGTATCCTCAATTCCGTACGGAGAAGGATTTGTTGAGGTTATGACCCGGTTTTTCCCTCACATTCTTGAGAGATAA